A single genomic interval of Cataglyphis hispanica isolate Lineage 1 chromosome 25, ULB_Chis1_1.0, whole genome shotgun sequence harbors:
- the LOC126858396 gene encoding DNA repair protein XRCC3-like isoform X1 yields the protein MDLGKCQQIHVLKYFYSRCMRVRTQYIKIVLKMSFKMDDLLVTDATVIREKFLTTGCSKLDAILKGGIPCRGITQIYGAASTGKTQLALQLCLSVQLPVTAGGLGAGAIYICTETAFPSKRLQQLLHNSEIAKTHSVNGDVIFVTHIATIDELELCLQHKVPTLMNIHKIGLLIIDSIAAPYRVEDWKDQMQGRSKRNVGRQLHELCKNDDLCVICINQVSAVIDNHIIISEDAIEQPSLGFTWSSMITSSIYFYRRNFARYACIMLASHLPRITFQFIVNKSGVKVIQ from the exons atggaCTTAGGCAAATGTCAACAAATTCAtgtgttgaaatatttctattccCGGTGTATGCGAGTACGTActcaatatatcaaaatagtaTTGAAAATGAGCTTCAAAATGGACGATTTACTAG TGACAGATGCAACTGTTATTAGAGAGAAATTTCTCACAACTGGTTGTTCGAAATTGGACGCGATATTAAAAGGCGGTATACCTTGCCGAGGTATCACGCAGATTTACGGTGCTGCTAGCACTGGAAAAACGCAGTTGGCTTTGCAGTTATGTCTCTCCGTCCAACTGCCAGTAACCGCAGGCGGTCTCGGAGCtg GTGCAATATACATTTGTACAGAAACTGCTTTTCCATCAAAACGGTTGCAACAATTATTGCATAATTCAGAAATAGCTAAGACTCATTCTGTGAATGGAGATGTAATATTTGTGACCCACATAGCTACTAtt GATGAATTAGAACTATGTCTACAGCATAAAGTTCCAACACTGatgaatattcataaaataggattattaattattgattcaaTAGCAGCCCCTTATAGAGTAGAAGATTGGAAAGATCAAATGCAAGGCAGAAGTAAGAGGAATGTTGGAAGACAATTACATGAACTTTGTAAAAATGATGATTTATGTGTGATCTGCATTAATCag GTTTCTGCAGTTATAGATAatcacattattatttctgaaGATGCGATTGAACAACCATCTTTAGGATTTACTTGGTCAAGCATGATCActtcttctatatatttttacagaagaAATTTCGCGCGATATGCTTGTATAATGTTAGCTTCGCACTTGCCAAGAATTACTTTTCAATTCATAGTGAACAAATCTGGAGTCAAAGTGATTCAATAA
- the LOC126858395 gene encoding RNA pseudouridylate synthase domain-containing protein 1-like isoform X2 has translation MVRINVDRFLYACTLFIYNLIHSVIYLIQHYIERLVNDWNKKYGSVKIVHRSENFLVINKPYDMYINSNNPDRKNTVQLELRKMLPDLVNSKLRHEFYFVHRLDYPTSGIMCIALNKKAARAASSAFENQKVQKFYLALVHGHIHEPHIIIDKPIGDDVREKNGNHKMCTNDSIFCEKPRNSYTVLVVLEHGFWKNKPATKILLAPTTGRRHQLRVHCHYIGHTVIGDYTYSDGKDIQPRRTYLHSLSSETACGYWQLDGET, from the exons ATGGTTAGAATAAACgttgatagatttttatacGCGTGCACactatttatctataatctcATACattctgtaatttatttaatacaacacTATATCGAGAGATTAGTAAATGATTGGAATAAGAAATATGGATCCGTCAAGATTGTGCATCGTAGTGAGAACTTTTTAGTGATCAATAAGCCTTacgatatgtatataaatagtaataatccTGACAGAAAG aATACTGTCCAATTAGAATTGCGAAAAATGCTACCAGACTTGGTTAACTCAAAATTGCGccacgaattttattttgtgcatCGATTGGATTATCCCACAAGTGGTATCATGTGCATAGCCTTAAATAAAAAGGCAGCCAGAGCAGCATCATCTGCTTTTGAAAAtcaaaaagtacaaaaattcTACTTAGCATTGGTACATGGTCATATACATGAACCTCACATCATAATCGATAAGCCTATTG gtGATGATGTCCGTGAAAAAAATGGCAATCATAAAATGTGTACAAATGACAgtattttttgtgaaaagcCACGTAACTCTTACACAGTACTAGTAGTGTTAGAACATggattttggaaaaataaaccTGCTACTAAAATATTACTAGCACCTACCACAGGTAGACGGCATCAATTAAGAGTACACTGTCATTATATTGGCCATACAGTTATAGGAGATTATACATACAGTGATGGCAAAGATATACAGCCTCGTAGAACCTATCTTCATTCTCTCag CTCCGAGACCGCCTGCGGTTACTGGCAGTTGGACGGAGAGACATAA
- the LOC126858381 gene encoding pro-resilin-like isoform X2, whose amino-acid sequence MFVIPSRLSCAGRVVTRAGRTTLPRRDKVTKICFFCRWKAPSVLNMFKLGIMTFITMLAMTRSEPPVNSYLPPRTGISVNSGQADLSTHGTPDFGNGGSINRNGGATSFGSNGPSKLYGAPIGENARVNGLGQSRGNGFGDGQSSNSYSASSFGDFNENSGNVVPSSSYGVPIANGNNGGGFRNGGGNGDKPSINYGVPGTNGNNGHNFRNRGNGVKPSTSYGVPGRNGNHGSGFDRNNGNGKPSGSYGVPGANGNTNKKNHLNGGNNGGKFPSSYESSNVPKTNGFGGTNGGLSSNYGPSNKNGHGNNGYPSESPRNGESFGNGNANGYPSGNGINGQAGNFENGGGSFKNGGRGSEGYNDNAQEESTEPAKYEFSYEVKDEQSGSNYGHTETRNGDRAQGEFNVLLPDGRKQIVEYEADQDGFKPQIRYDGEANTGGGYNSGGPNGNNDGYSSGRPNSKSGGFADSGFNGGSGNGYPNGGPSQGKSNGFNGGGGNGYQSGKPGQSFSQDNDNNLSGGGFFSNALSNNIGGNADIDSNRQNGNGGYQY is encoded by the exons ATGTTTGTCATTCCCTCGAGACTATCCTGTGCTGGAAGGGTAGTAACGAGAGCAGGGAGAACGACTCTCCCTCGGAGAGAtaaagtaacaaaaatttgtttcttctGCCGCTGGAAAGCACCGAGTGTCCTCAATATGTTTAAG CTCGGTATAATGACGTTCATCACGATGCTGGCGATGACGCGTTCGGAACCTCCTGTCAATTCGTATCTACCTCCACGAACAGGAATCTCTGTGAATAGCGGTCAAGCCGATTTATCCACCCATGGAACGCCGGATTTTGGTAACGGAGGTAGTATTAATAGAAACGGTGGTGCAACAAGTTTCGGCAGTAATGGTCCGTCGAAACTTTATGGTGCACCCATCGGGGAAAATGCCCGCGTAAATGGTTTAGGTCAATCTCGAGGAAACGGATTTGGGGATGGGCAATCCTCTAACTCTTATAGTGCCTCAAGCTTTGgagattttaatgaaaacagCGGTAATGTAGTACCGTCGAGTAGTTATGGAGTTCCTATTGCGAATGGAAACAACGGAGGTGGTTTTCGAAATGGAGGCGGCAATGGAGACAAACCATCGATTAATTACGGTGTACCTGGTACGAATGGAAACAACGGACACAATTTCAGGAATCGAGGTAATGGAGTGAAACCATCGACCAGCTATGGTGTTCCTGGTAGGAATGGAAACCACGGAAGTGGTTTTGATAGAAACAATGGTAATGGAAAGCCTTCTGGTAGTTATGGAGTACCTGGAGCTAATGGaaatacaaacaaaaaaaatcaccTCAATGGCGGAAATAATGGTGGAAAATTTCCGAGCAGTTATGAATCTTCGAACGTACCGAAAACAAACGGATTCGGCGGTACCAACGGAGGATTATCAAGCAATTACGGTCcatctaataaaaatggaCATGGAAACAACGGCTATCCATCTGAAAGTCCAAGAAATGGCGAGAGTTTCGGAAATGGCAATGCTAACGGCTATCCATCTGGAAATGGTATAAATGGACAGGCaggaaattttgaaaacggAGGTGGAAGTTTCAAAAATGGAGGAAGAGGAAGTGAAGGTTACAACGACAATGCACAAGAAGAAAGCACC GAGCCAGCAAAATACGAATTTTCGTACGAAGTAAAAGATGAGCAATCCGGCAGCAATTACGGCCACACGGAAACTAGAAACGGTGATCGCGCTCAAGGCGAGTTCAACGTTTTACTTCCAGATGGTAGAAAACAGATTGTCGAGTATGAGGCTGATCAGGATGGATTTAAACCGCAAATTAGATACGACGGCGAAGCAAATACGGGTGGAGGATACAACTCCGGCGGACCGAATGGTAACAACGATGGTTATTCTTCTGGTAGACCGAATAGCAAAAGCGGTGGCTTTGCAGACTCAGGGTTTAATGGAGGCAGTGGTAATGGTTATCCAAACGGTGGTCCCAGTCAGGGAAAGTCCAATGGATTTAATGGAGGAGGCGGCAACGGTTATCAATCGGGAAAGCCAG GACAATCCTTTAGCcaagataatgataataatttgagTGGAGGCGGATTCTTCTCCAATGCTCTTAGCAACAATATTGGTGGCAACGCGGATATCGACAGTAACAGACAAAATGGTAATGGtggatatcaatattaa
- the LOC126858395 gene encoding RNA pseudouridylate synthase domain-containing protein 1-like isoform X1: MVRINVDRFLYACTLFIYNLIHSVIYLIQHYIERLVNDWNKKYGSVKIVHRSENFLVINKPYDMYINSNNPDRKNTVQLELRKMLPDLVNSKLRHEFYFVHRLDYPTSGIMCIALNKKAARAASSAFENQKVQKFYLALVHGHIHEPHIIIDKPIGDDVREKNGNHKMCTNDSIFCEKPRNSYTVLVVLEHGFWKNKPATKILLAPTTGRRHQLRVHCHYIGHTVIGDYTYSDGKDIQPRRTYLHSLRLILNCDIENIDVKTVDPFNASILSDYKTTNVIKILDENIFHDISKSIE; this comes from the exons ATGGTTAGAATAAACgttgatagatttttatacGCGTGCACactatttatctataatctcATACattctgtaatttatttaatacaacacTATATCGAGAGATTAGTAAATGATTGGAATAAGAAATATGGATCCGTCAAGATTGTGCATCGTAGTGAGAACTTTTTAGTGATCAATAAGCCTTacgatatgtatataaatagtaataatccTGACAGAAAG aATACTGTCCAATTAGAATTGCGAAAAATGCTACCAGACTTGGTTAACTCAAAATTGCGccacgaattttattttgtgcatCGATTGGATTATCCCACAAGTGGTATCATGTGCATAGCCTTAAATAAAAAGGCAGCCAGAGCAGCATCATCTGCTTTTGAAAAtcaaaaagtacaaaaattcTACTTAGCATTGGTACATGGTCATATACATGAACCTCACATCATAATCGATAAGCCTATTG gtGATGATGTCCGTGAAAAAAATGGCAATCATAAAATGTGTACAAATGACAgtattttttgtgaaaagcCACGTAACTCTTACACAGTACTAGTAGTGTTAGAACATggattttggaaaaataaaccTGCTACTAAAATATTACTAGCACCTACCACAGGTAGACGGCATCAATTAAGAGTACACTGTCATTATATTGGCCATACAGTTATAGGAGATTATACATACAGTGATGGCAAAGATATACAGCCTCGTAGAACCTATCTTCATTCTCTCag attaatattaaactgtgatattgaaaatatagatGTAAAAACAGTAGATCCATTTAATGCTTCAATATTGTCTGATTATAAAAcgacaaatgtaataaaaatcttggatgaaaatatatttcacgataTAAGTAAatcaatagaataa
- the LOC126858381 gene encoding pro-resilin-like isoform X1 gives MFVIPSRLSCAGRVVTRAGRTTLPRRDKVTKICFFCRWKAPSVLNMFKLGIMTFITMLAMTRSEPPVNSYLPPRTGISVNSGQADLSTHGTPDFGNGGSINRNGGATSFGSNGPSKLYGAPIGENARVNGLGQSRGNGFGDGQSSNSYSASSFGDFNENSGNVVPSSSYGVPIANGNNGGGFRNGGGNGDKPSINYGVPGTNGNNGHNFRNRGNGVKPSTSYGVPGRNGNHGSGFDRNNGNGKPSGSYGVPGANGNTNKKNHLNGGNNGGKFPSSYESSNVPKTNGFGGTNGGLSSNYGPSNKNGHGNNGYPSESPRNGESFGNGNANGYPSGNGINGQAGNFENGGGSFKNGGRGSEGYNDNAQEESTEPAKYEFSYEVKDEQSGSNYGHTETRNGDRAQGEFNVLLPDGRKQIVEYEADQDGFKPQIRYDGEANTGGGYNSGGPNGNNDGYSSGRPNSKSGGFADSGFNGGSGNGYPNGGPSQGKSNGFNGGGGNGYQSGKPAGQSFSQDNDNNLSGGGFFSNALSNNIGGNADIDSNRQNGNGGYQY, from the exons ATGTTTGTCATTCCCTCGAGACTATCCTGTGCTGGAAGGGTAGTAACGAGAGCAGGGAGAACGACTCTCCCTCGGAGAGAtaaagtaacaaaaatttgtttcttctGCCGCTGGAAAGCACCGAGTGTCCTCAATATGTTTAAG CTCGGTATAATGACGTTCATCACGATGCTGGCGATGACGCGTTCGGAACCTCCTGTCAATTCGTATCTACCTCCACGAACAGGAATCTCTGTGAATAGCGGTCAAGCCGATTTATCCACCCATGGAACGCCGGATTTTGGTAACGGAGGTAGTATTAATAGAAACGGTGGTGCAACAAGTTTCGGCAGTAATGGTCCGTCGAAACTTTATGGTGCACCCATCGGGGAAAATGCCCGCGTAAATGGTTTAGGTCAATCTCGAGGAAACGGATTTGGGGATGGGCAATCCTCTAACTCTTATAGTGCCTCAAGCTTTGgagattttaatgaaaacagCGGTAATGTAGTACCGTCGAGTAGTTATGGAGTTCCTATTGCGAATGGAAACAACGGAGGTGGTTTTCGAAATGGAGGCGGCAATGGAGACAAACCATCGATTAATTACGGTGTACCTGGTACGAATGGAAACAACGGACACAATTTCAGGAATCGAGGTAATGGAGTGAAACCATCGACCAGCTATGGTGTTCCTGGTAGGAATGGAAACCACGGAAGTGGTTTTGATAGAAACAATGGTAATGGAAAGCCTTCTGGTAGTTATGGAGTACCTGGAGCTAATGGaaatacaaacaaaaaaaatcaccTCAATGGCGGAAATAATGGTGGAAAATTTCCGAGCAGTTATGAATCTTCGAACGTACCGAAAACAAACGGATTCGGCGGTACCAACGGAGGATTATCAAGCAATTACGGTCcatctaataaaaatggaCATGGAAACAACGGCTATCCATCTGAAAGTCCAAGAAATGGCGAGAGTTTCGGAAATGGCAATGCTAACGGCTATCCATCTGGAAATGGTATAAATGGACAGGCaggaaattttgaaaacggAGGTGGAAGTTTCAAAAATGGAGGAAGAGGAAGTGAAGGTTACAACGACAATGCACAAGAAGAAAGCACC GAGCCAGCAAAATACGAATTTTCGTACGAAGTAAAAGATGAGCAATCCGGCAGCAATTACGGCCACACGGAAACTAGAAACGGTGATCGCGCTCAAGGCGAGTTCAACGTTTTACTTCCAGATGGTAGAAAACAGATTGTCGAGTATGAGGCTGATCAGGATGGATTTAAACCGCAAATTAGATACGACGGCGAAGCAAATACGGGTGGAGGATACAACTCCGGCGGACCGAATGGTAACAACGATGGTTATTCTTCTGGTAGACCGAATAGCAAAAGCGGTGGCTTTGCAGACTCAGGGTTTAATGGAGGCAGTGGTAATGGTTATCCAAACGGTGGTCCCAGTCAGGGAAAGTCCAATGGATTTAATGGAGGAGGCGGCAACGGTTATCAATCGGGAAAGCCAG caGGACAATCCTTTAGCcaagataatgataataatttgagTGGAGGCGGATTCTTCTCCAATGCTCTTAGCAACAATATTGGTGGCAACGCGGATATCGACAGTAACAGACAAAATGGTAATGGtggatatcaatattaa
- the LOC126858396 gene encoding DNA repair protein XRCC3-like isoform X2, whose protein sequence is MYGLRQMSTNSCVEIFLFPVYASTYSIYQNSIENELQNGRFTREKFLTTGCSKLDAILKGGIPCRGITQIYGAASTGKTQLALQLCLSVQLPVTAGGLGAGAIYICTETAFPSKRLQQLLHNSEIAKTHSVNGDVIFVTHIATIDELELCLQHKVPTLMNIHKIGLLIIDSIAAPYRVEDWKDQMQGRSKRNVGRQLHELCKNDDLCVICINQVSAVIDNHIIISEDAIEQPSLGFTWSSMITSSIYFYRRNFARYACIMLASHLPRITFQFIVNKSGVKVIQ, encoded by the exons atgtatggaCTTAGGCAAATGTCAACAAATTCAtgtgttgaaatatttctattccCGGTGTATGCGAGTACGTActcaatatatcaaaatagtaTTGAAAATGAGCTTCAAAATGGACGATTTACTAG AGAGAAATTTCTCACAACTGGTTGTTCGAAATTGGACGCGATATTAAAAGGCGGTATACCTTGCCGAGGTATCACGCAGATTTACGGTGCTGCTAGCACTGGAAAAACGCAGTTGGCTTTGCAGTTATGTCTCTCCGTCCAACTGCCAGTAACCGCAGGCGGTCTCGGAGCtg GTGCAATATACATTTGTACAGAAACTGCTTTTCCATCAAAACGGTTGCAACAATTATTGCATAATTCAGAAATAGCTAAGACTCATTCTGTGAATGGAGATGTAATATTTGTGACCCACATAGCTACTAtt GATGAATTAGAACTATGTCTACAGCATAAAGTTCCAACACTGatgaatattcataaaataggattattaattattgattcaaTAGCAGCCCCTTATAGAGTAGAAGATTGGAAAGATCAAATGCAAGGCAGAAGTAAGAGGAATGTTGGAAGACAATTACATGAACTTTGTAAAAATGATGATTTATGTGTGATCTGCATTAATCag GTTTCTGCAGTTATAGATAatcacattattatttctgaaGATGCGATTGAACAACCATCTTTAGGATTTACTTGGTCAAGCATGATCActtcttctatatatttttacagaagaAATTTCGCGCGATATGCTTGTATAATGTTAGCTTCGCACTTGCCAAGAATTACTTTTCAATTCATAGTGAACAAATCTGGAGTCAAAGTGATTCAATAA